gggacccgtagtaagcctgctatcctgtctgtatacctgtgaaatcccatacatgatcatacatttgctgtaaaaacataaaacttttcttcagtccaaggcttaacctgtgcatgcactctctctgtgctctactaatccctactagagctcctcatggctctaggcggatcaaactcataatgttaagcctggttgtgctcataaacatacaagaataaagaaatatacataaactgatcatgtgactccacaaagggattacaagtcttataaatcaagcaccattctatacatatacactGTCTCTATACAATtccatgtccacactagctattacaaaactctgtactcttcctgtaccctgctgagttctctctgacctctgaacctgcacaactggaattaggggagagggatgagctacaatagcccagtgagtagaatagtaaaataaaatctgcgccagaactggagccactactcattcccagacccgacttaagcctgttccagaacttgcctctctttcctctgaatttctcccatctcttcttacttgcacttgttgtaccctgtgaggaggaacctggtttaacaccagaagactgtgccttgactacaccttgacttatggcactggcctccatctttctagcagcatccacaatagcgtggaaactttccttctccgcatgaagaatcaaagagaaatacctgggatgaagccttgtggcatatctctttgccttcttctgatctgtatcatatgcttgaccgacatatggcaacaattctaggaacttatctgtatatgcatcaacactcatctcctccgtctgtcgcaactgctcaaactccacaaccttgagttccctggaactgtcaggaaaagcccatccagcaaattcgttggcgaactcttcccatgtcatactctcaagtctcgggtccacatagttcttgaaccattctctagctttcttgcactttaacgtgaaccctgccatctcaatggctctaccatcatcagctcccaactcacttgttatcattcttactgcactgagatactcaaagggatcatctcctgtattgaatttcggagcatccaactttaagtactcggtcatcttcaccttacttctccctgaagaactgggttgctgtgcttccacaacaggggctactggttcaggaggtggtggtggaggaactggttccctcacttcagggtgtactggacttggatgaacaggtgggggtggatacatgtgatatggtggataaaaggaaggatagggcatatagggcatgtagggtggatatggggcaaagctagagtaatccgacgtgcctctcatcggatactctgggccctgtggaaaggatggatagccaaaccccgaggcctgtacgcctccctgggactcccccataccttcttctgaccttcctacacccaagcttacatctctactctgctcctcttccatcacacctctttcttctactgaccttccccctctgcttactcctctcctgctctcgtcagaagaccttctcgggtctcgtgacgttccttccctgcttgacctgtgcgatcttgcccttggcaaggcaggtggacgagcagctgtaccctcacttacaggtgggactccagtcaatctcgcggatcgacgagttcctcgcatcttcactctctgagaaaacaacaaatcacataatacataagcaacacatcaaaaacatgcacatgcataactcagggcattgcacatcagcataacatcctatccttgtggacatgtttttcctatggtgcttgacctgctaaacctctctatgagcccaactctctctctataggtccgaccatgtgaacctagggctctgataccaatctgtaacagcccgaaaaccgaactgccaccggcactaggatccagatcgacttaaggtcgccgggacccgtagtaagcctgctatcctgtctgtatacctgtgaaatcccatacatgatcatacatttgctgtaaaaacataaaacttttcttcagtccaaggcttaacctgtgcatgcactctctctgtgctctactaatccctactagagctcctcatggctctaggcggatcaaactcataatgttaagcctggttgtgctcataaacatacaagaataaagaaatatacataaactgatcatgtgactccacaaagggattacaagtcttataaatcaagcaccattctatacatatacactGTCTCTATACAATtccatgtccacactagctattacaaaactctgtactcttcctgtaccctgctgagttctctctgacctctgaacctgcacaactggaattaggggagagggatgagctacaatagcccagtgagtagaatagtaaaataacaggtgataaaacatgctctcatggaatgcaacacataatcacatcacctcggccggacggatcaaaactccctctatctcatctggggtacctcagtaccatgtgcctggtcctcgtagggctgttccaggtcttcctctgagggctaatgaatcctcacgaagtccgtgccgtctcacataagcaatgtacaaggagcaatgccaagtacaaggataaatgcaatgcatcatctttgtgtacactaatgcactcaccctaaagcatattcatgatgcatgaagcatgataacataattcagttctcatattaaaacattaagttaaattccactcaccttccgttatctctgaactgactctgcaggttctgacactggactcactgctgatttccctgattcctctggtccgtacctacacaggtggactcaaatgagggactaaactcacgcaagaacatctctaagaaactccccaaaacccctctaaccaATCCTAacaccatcacataaaacatgcaaaagaaagctggacagggcactttcggcggcaggttcggcggccgaaaccccactccagagacgaaactcatgcatgttcggcggcaccttcggcggccgaaggtctcgtccagagacgaaactcacacactttcggcggccgaacgccctctttcggcggccgaaagtccctttctaaaccgaaagcctagctttcgggggcaacctttggcagccgaactgcctccacaaagggttcggcggccgaaccttccttcagcggccgaacctggttttacccgaagggcagaaccctgctctgtttcatgcaacctttgcccaaaaacctacaaacatgcaaatcaactactcccaactagcatatacacatatatatgcacaaaggggtctaaacctaccctaaaaccccaaacaaacatagcacataacacttaaacatgctggaacaccacaaatcaccacaaacctcacctaaacctaaacatgcaaactacccatacaaacttcataaaacctttcaaaatcatcaaagaagctcaggatcttcacttacctcttacacaacttgaggatgaaggatcctaacgtggagatatgaagaacggctcttccaaagctccaagcttcaaaacttgtttcttttgctcaaaaccttcataagtcaccaaaactcttaaaactcttgaaagatttgatgaaaatcatggaaaacaggaaagtcaacgtaggagaggctgaaactcacctctggctgcaagtggaggagaaataacctccttccaccgacccttggccctttttataggtggctggccagaccaccttcggtagccgaacgtgaagccgcaaccatgcaatgttcgacggcctaaagtgaccttcggcggccgaacctttgcatttctcccttgttgcttttctttcaaaactcaagtcttttaccatgtcaaaacatgaaaacaagtgaaaagaccttggaaaacatatgcattacccttctcgagggttccgacacccgagattccaccggacgacaggaattccgatgccggactcgagccgggtattacaaaagagCACTCTCACTGCCCAAGAACGAGTAAAACCCCAACTCCACATAGAAAATTACTTCATTGAAAACAGTAGAATAAAAACAAcaaataaattctaattaaatGTGAATTACTAATAGTAGGTAACCTTTTATACTTTAATTGGAATATACTGTATAATTTTGGTAGGCCACTGACGAATTTATGTCAAGTACATAAGAAACTTAAATAGTTAAATTGATAGTCTTTGATGAATGtgtaattgattttaatattttatttgtttatttaaataGGAATTACAATAATGATCGACAAATATTTTACCAAACTACCAAAAAATTCAGAACCTTTAAATTCAAAACCAAAGGAGAAAGTTGCTTTTGTTGAGAAAGAAAGTCTTGCATCAGATGATGATATTATTGGTGATTCTGGACTGCGAAAACCAATTGATAGTTACCCATTTGAAATTAGAGATTCATTGAGGAGAAGATACTTGGCTAAAGGCCCTTGTCAACCAGTTGGGCATGAATTTCCATTCACTCTTATTCGCGAAAAGAATCGAAGGTTTCAAGTTGCTTGGTTCAAGGATTATGAATGGTTAGAGTATAGTGTATCTAAAGACAAAGCTTATTGTTTATATTGTTATTTGTTTGCAAATAACAATAGAAGTGGGGGAAATGTTTTTACTGAGATTGGTTTTAATAACTGGAAAGATGGAAGACGTGCATTTGTCAATCATGAAGGAAGTCCTGGTAGCTCACATAGTGGTTGTAGAATGAAGGTCGAGCAATATCGTAATCAAAGAGGGAATGTGAATCAGCTATTGGCAAGACAAACTGCTGCTATGGAAGATGATTATCGCACTCGATTGTCAACGGTTGTATGTGTTGCTCGAATACACTCGGTGGAGTGACTCTGCAGATTCATCATGTCCTCTAAAAGGCAAACCTTCCTCTAAAAGTATTCGAGCAACACATACAACCGTTGACAATCGAGTGCGATAATCATCTTCCATAGCAGCAGTTTGTCTTGCCAATAGCTGATTCACATTCCCTCTTTGATTACGATATTGCTCGACCTTCATTCTACAACCACTATGTGAGCTACCAGGACTTCCTTCATGATTGACAAATGCACGTCTTCCATCTTTCCAGTTATTAAAACCAATCTCAGTAAAAACATTTCCCCCACTTCTATTGTTATTTGCAAACAAATAACAATATAAACAATAAGCTTTGTCTTTAGATACACTATACTCTAACCATTCATAATCCTTGAACCAAGCAACTTGAAACCTTCGATTCTTTTCGCGAATAAGAGTGAATGGAAATTCATGCCCAACTGGTTGACAAGGGCCTTTAGCCAAGTATCTTCTCCTCAATGAATCTCTAATTTCAAATGGGTAACTATCAATTGGTTTTCGCAGTCCAGGATCACCAATAATATCATCATCTGATGCAAGACTTTCTTTCTCAACAAAAGCAACTTTCTCCTTTGGTTTTGAATTTAAAGGTTCTGAATTTTTTGGTAGTTTGGTAAAATATTTGTCGATCATTATTGTAATTCCtatttaaataaacaaataaaatattaaaatcaattacaCATTCATCAAAGACTATCAATTTAACTATTTAAGTTTCTTATGTACTTGACATAAATTCGTCAGTGGCCTACCAAAATTATACAGTATATTCCAATTAAAGTATAAAAGGTTACCTACTATTAGTAATTCACatttaattagaatttatttgTTGTTTTTATTCTACTGTTTTCAATGAAGTAATTTTTTATGTGGAGTTGGGGTTTTACTCGTTCTTGGACAGTGAGAGTGCTCTTTATTGGTACAATTTTCTTTCtgttattgttttatttttaaactttagTTTGGTTGTGGAATACTAGAAGTATACTAAATAAGCATTCCACAATATTCTCCTTTATTGTATTatgatttcttcttttcttgaaaaaaattaagaggGTTTAGTAGATTAGGAATTAacttaacaattaaattaacttAATAGTTTGtgtataaaattcaatttaaatttctcaatatctaaatttaaataaaacctAAATTTATGTATAACACACAAATATACATAATTAGTATCATAATTAACAATTTAACATCAATTTCAAGAGTAtgtaaaacacataaacattaaacaaTATGATTGGTAACTAATTTATTCAACACATTCATGATTAAtccctaattttaatttaacaaacCCTAAATTAAATACTCAATTAATTGAACAAATTTAAACAATTTAACATCAATTTCAAAAGTATGTAAAACACACAACAATTATAATATGATTGTAACTAATTTATTCAACAAATtgataattaatcactaattgtAATTGAATAAACCCTAATAAATTgaacatttaattaattaaacaaataacaaaaaaaaaaaaagcagactCACCTGACCGGCGGCACAGTAGCACAGGCGAAGAGACAGGCAGGCAGGTTGCAGGCAGACTGGCAGAGGCAGGCTGAGTTGTGGCCTTGATATTCGTGCTTTGCTTTGATATTGGTGTTGTGGCGTTGAACTTAGACTTCTGCATATGTATATATacgttttaacttttattttttttcctatttaagGCTACAAAACGGCgccgtttaatttatttattttttaaaataaaatcttcaaaaccacgtCGTTTTGAAgaaccctaaaaaaaaaaataaaacattcaaacttCTATTATTTCCAGTCgccttcctttttctttatccTTCAAACCAAAACGCTACAACTGCACTGCTGCGGCACCAtcggctgcgccgctgcggcaccttcatcccccttcaaagcattttccgGTCGCCGGTATGGCACGTCCCTCCGCCCTGCTCATCAGTTCACATCTTACAACCATGAAGGTGGAGTTGTTATAAACCCAGGGTCTGCCACGGGTGCCTACAGCAGCATTACTTATGATGTAAATCCAAGCTTTGTCCTCATGGATATCGATGGCCTACGCGTTGTGGTATACGTATATGAACTGATTGATGGAGAGGTTAAAGTTGACAAGATCGATTTTAAGATGACAACTACCACGACTCACTCTGCTTCTTGAAGGTGAAGCTCACCGGCttttgatttgtttttttttgtttttgcctGAAACTTCAATCTCAGGTTGTAATTTATGTGATCCaccatttgtgcatgtttgagtgcTGTAAGCATTTGGTTTACTTGAGATTATTGATCAATCATAGGAATTTCTAGATTTTCTTTTTGGTGTTTTGTgttgtataaaaattatactcTCTTATCTTTCCTTTGGATGCAATATTCATAAGCTGCATAGGTCTAATCATCTTGATCACTATTTAATCTCTTGTATGATGAAGCTGGCCAGATATTAATATGGGGTTCAAGAGAAGAGGGTGGGTTTTGAAACTTCTGTACATTGATTTAGAGAAATATAAGCTTCAAATTAGACGATCTGAAACCTACACGAAGGGCAAACACTTCTCAGCCACTTCtataattaaattctaaatcgttatca
This Manihot esculenta cultivar AM560-2 chromosome 6, M.esculenta_v8, whole genome shotgun sequence DNA region includes the following protein-coding sequences:
- the LOC122723880 gene encoding uncharacterized protein LOC122723880 encodes the protein MIDKYFTKLPKNSEPLNSKPKEKVAFVEKESLASDDDIIGDSGLRKPIDSYPFEIRDSLRRRYLAKGPCQPVGHEFPFTLIREKNRRFQVAWFKDYEWLEYSVSKDKAYCLYCYLFANNNRSGGNVFTEIGFNNWKDGRRAFVNHEGSPGSSHSGCRMKVEQYRNQRGNVNQLLARQTAAMEDDYRTRLSTVVCVARIHSVE